One window of Manihot esculenta cultivar AM560-2 chromosome 17, M.esculenta_v8, whole genome shotgun sequence genomic DNA carries:
- the LOC110604927 gene encoding purple acid phosphatase 3: protein MAFTEPTMLPLIFAAFIICFCSFSSLAELQSFQQPLKSDGSLSFLVIGDWGRRGLYNQSEVALQMGVIGEELDIDFVISTGDNFYEDGLTGIDDPNFYESFTNIYTAPSLQKQWYSVLGNHDYRGDVEAQLNPILAQKDSRWLCMRSFIVNAEIVEIFFVDTSPFVNDYFTNPEHNYDWKGISPRETYLANLLKDVDAALSTSNAKWKLVVGHHAILSAGHHGITVELLQQLVPILQEHNVDAYINGHDHCIQHISSSHSNIQFITSGGGSKAWRGDIRKWDPEELKLYYDGQGFMSVQMTDSTATFAFYDAFGSVLHQWSISKESHAAA from the exons ATGGCCTTTACAGAACCCACCATGCTTCCTCTTATTTTTGCAGCCTTCATCATCTGTTTCTGCTCTTTTTCTTCATTGGCTGAGCTTCAAAGTTTCCAGCAGCCATTGAAATCTGATGGTTCTCTTAGCTTCTTGGTGATTGGAGATTGGGGAAGAAGAGGACTTTACAACCAATCTGAAGTTGCTTTACAG ATGGGAGTAATTGGAGAGGAACTGGACATAGATTTTGTGATATCTACTGGAGATAATTTTTATGAAGATGGTTTGACAGGAATTGATGATCCAAATTTTTATGAGTCTTTTACTAATATCTACACAGCCCCAAGCTTGCAAAAGCAATGGTACAGTG TTTTGGGTAACCATGATTACAGAGGTGATGTTGAAGCACAGTTGAATCCAATCCTCGCACAAAAGGATAGCAGATGGCTTTGCATGAGGTCATTTATAGTCAATGCAG AAATTGTTGAAATTTTCTTTGTGGACACATCTCCATTTGTGAATGACTACTTCACAAACCCAGAACACAACTATGACTGGAAAGGTATTTCTCCGAGGGAGACTTACCTTGCAAATCTGTTGAAG GATGTGGATGCAGCACTGAGCACCTCCAATGCAAAATGGAAACTTGTTGTTGGTCACCATGCCATCTTAAGTGCAGGACACCATGGAATCACAGTAGAGCTTCTACAGCAGCTTGTTCCAATTCTACag GAACATAATGTTGATGCTTACATAAACGGGCATGATCACTGTATCCAACATATCAGCAGCAGTCACAG CAACATTCAATTCATAACAAGTGGAGGCGGCTCAAAGGCCTGGAGGGGTGATATAAGGAAGTGGGATCCAGAGGAATTGAAGTTATATTATGATGGCCAAGGATTTATGTCAGTGCAAATGACCGACTCCACGGCCACTTTTGCATTCTATGATGCCTTTGGCAGTGTTTTGCACCAATGGAGCATATCCAAAGAGAGTCACGCAGCTGCATAA
- the LOC110604928 gene encoding purple acid phosphatase 3, with protein MAFTKPTMLPLIFAAFIICFCSFSSLAELQRFQQALKSDGSLSFLVIGDWGRRGLFNQSEVASQMGVIGEELDIDFVISTGDNFYEDGLTGIDDPNFYESFTNIYTAPSLQKQWYSVLGNHDYRGDVESQLNPILAQKDSRWLCMRSFIVNAEIVEIFFVDTSPFVNDYFKNPEHNYDWKGISPRETYLAYLLKDVDAALSSSNAKWKLVVGHHAILSAGHHGITVELLQKLVPILQEHNVDAYINGHDHCIQHISSRHSNIQFITSGGGSKAWRGDIRKWDPEELKLYYDGQGFMSVQMTDSTATFAFYDAFGSVLHQWSISKESHAAA; from the exons ATGGCCTTCACAAAACCCACCATGCTTCCTCTTATTTTTGCAGCCTTCATCATTTGTTTCTGCTCTTTTTCTTCATTGGCTGAGCTTCAACGTTTCCAGCAGGCATTGAAATCTGATGGTTCTCTTAGCTTCTTGGTGATTGGAGATTGGGGAAGAAGAGGACTTTTCAACCAATCTGAAGTTGCTTCACAG ATGGGAGTAATTGGAGAGGAACTAGACATAGATTTTGTGATATCTACTGGAGATAATTTTTATGAAGATGGCTTGACAGGAATTGATGATCCAAACTTTTATGAGTCTTTTACTAATATCTACACAGCCCCAAGCTTGCAAAAGCAATGGTACAGTG TTTTGGGTAACCATGATTACCGAGGTGATGTTGAATCACAGTTGAATCCAATCCTCGCACAAAAGGATAGCAGATGGCTTTGCATGAGGTCATTTATAGTCAATGCag AAATTGTTGAAATTTTCTTTGTAGACACATCTCCATTTGTGAATGACTACTTCAAAAACCCAGAACATAACTATGACTGGAAAGGTATTTCTCCTAGGGAGACTTACCTTGCATATCTGTTGAAG GATGTGGATGCAGCACTGAGCAGCTCCAATGCAAAATGGAAACTTGTTGTTGGCCACCATGCCATCTTAAGTGCAGGACACCATGGAATCACAGTAGAGCTTCTACAGAAGCTTGTTCCAATTCTACag GAACATAATGTTGATGCTTACATAAATGGGCATGATCACTGTATCCAGCATATCAGCAGCCGTCACAG CAACATTCAATTCATAACAAGTGGAGGCGGCTCAAAGGCCTGGAGGGGTGATATAAGGAAGTGGGATCCAGAGGAATTGAAGTTATATTATGATGGCCAAGGATTTATGTCAGTGCAAATGACCGACTCCACGGCCACTTTTGCATTCTATGATGCCTTTGGCAGTGTTTTGCACCAATGGAGCATATCCAAAGAGAGTCACGCAGCTGCGTAA